The Silene latifolia isolate original U9 population chromosome Y, ASM4854445v1, whole genome shotgun sequence sequence GCTTACTATGAATAATACTTGGGATGTGGTTCCTCTGCCCCTGGCAAGAAGTCCATCTCGTGTAAATGGGTTTTCAAAATCAAACATCGGTCTGATGGAAGCATTAAACGTTATAAACCTCGACTAGTGGTCAAAGGCTATACACAAAGAGAAGGAATAGACTATACTGAGACATTTTCACCTGTTGTGAAAATGACAACTATAAAGAGTTTAGTTGCTGTTGCTGTCAAGCAAGGATGGCAAATGACACAACTCGATGTCAATAATGCTTTCCTACATGGAGAGCTTGATGAGGAAGTATATATGAAGATTCCTCCTGGACTGGATGTGCAAGGGACTAATATGGTTTGCAAATTACAAAAATCTCTCTATGGATTAAAACAAGCATCCAGACAATGGAATGCTAAGCTATGTGCAGCTCTGAAATCTATAGGATATAGGCAATCCTTGAATGATTACTCATTGTTCATTAAGAAAACAAATGGCAAGGTGGTATACTTAGctgtttatgttgatgatattctTTTGGTTGGGGACAATACAACAGAAATACAAGCACTTAAGCAATTCTTAGACTCAACATTCAGAATAAAAGACTTGGGTAGTCTAAGTTATTTCTTGGGTTTGGAATTTATTAACATGCCAAATGGCATGGTCATTACACAAAGGAAATTTGCCAAAGAATTAATTACAGAGTTTGGCCAAGCTGATGCTAGGTCTGTTACATGTCCTCTGGATAATACAATGAAATTACATTCAGAGTCAACAAACTTAATGGATAATCCTGCGGCCTATAGAAAGCTTGTGGGAAAGTTAAATTTCCTCACCAACACAAGGCCTGATATTGCCTTTTCTGTCCAGCTACTCAGTCAATACATGGCATTCCCAAGAACACAACACTGGGATGCAGCTATACATGTCCTAAGATACATCTCCAAGGATCCAGCCCTTGGTATTTTACTGAATAATGATGCACAATTCCATTTAGAAGGGTTCTGCGATGCTGACTGGGCAGCCTGTCCCAACACCAGGAAGTCAGTGAGTGGTTTTGTAATTTTTCTAGTAGGAAGCCTTATTTCCTGGAAATCCAAGAAGCAACAAACCATTTCCTTGTCGTCTGCTGAGGCATAATATAGATCCTTAAGAAGAATCACTGTAGAACTTGCCTGGCTCAGTAGACTATTAGCTGAGATTGGTGTACCTGACATTATTCCAATACCTGTTAAAAGTGACAGTCAGGCTGCAATCCACATAGCCAAAAACCCCGTATTCCATGAGCGCACAAAGCATATCGATCTCGATTGCCATTTTGTCAGGGAAAAACTAATGGAAGGACTAATTAGTTTATCCTACATACCTACATTACAGCAGCCAACAGATCTTTTTACCAAATCCTTGAATGGTCCTCAATATTTTGCATTGCAGCACAAGTTGGGCATGTCTAAGCCAtcctccaacttgaggggggatgTTGGAGATAAGCATAGTTAGTTTAGTTTGTCAGAATTGGTTAAATAACAACCACAGTTAAGGTTGTTACAGCTGTCAAAAGTTTGTTACAATTAGTTGTAAGTTGGTTTATCTTCTCATATATAAAGATAGATGATCACTTGTAACATTCATCAGATTAAAATACAACTTATTACTTTCTCTAAGTTCTCTCTGCTTATCTTTCTATACAACTCATACTCATACTTAcaatcttcatcatcttcatctcaCCTATCATGAAGGAATTACAATTCCTTCATGGTTGGTACTGGCAGTGACATTTAAAGTGTCAACAGTTGCAGACGTATTAGGGGTAACAATATCAATTGGAGCAGTACCAACTTGATCACTAGCAACAATATGAATAAAGTGATGAACTTTATTATCAACATATGGGAAAATATTTTCATGAAAAACAACATCCCTAGAGACTATGATAGACTTTGTGGCCAAATCAAGAAATTTGTAAGCCTTCTTTCCAAAAGGATAACCTAGAAAAACACAAGCAGAGGCTCTAGGAGATAACTTGTCTCTCCCAGGCTTTGGAGTAGATGCATAAACTAAACAGCCATAAGCTTTTATGTGCAACAAATCAGAAGCTTTGCCAAACAACAACTGATAAGGTGATAAATTGTTAAGAATTTTAGATGGAATTTTATTGATAATAAAAGTATCTGTAAGCACACACTCACCCCAATACTTATCCGGCAATTTAGACTGAAATTTTAAAGCTCTAGTGGTTTCCAAAAGATGTTTGTGTTTTCTCTCTACTATGCCATTTTGTTGAGGTGTGTGAAAGCATGAAGTCTGATGTATAATACCATTATCTCGAAGAAAAGCAGCAGTGGTTCCACTAGTACCTAATTCAAATGCATTATCTGATCTAATAATCTTAACCTTCTTATCAAACTGTGTATTTACCATCTGTAAGAAAGTTTTAATAAATGGAAATGCATTACTTTTGGAAGTCAGTAGATGAGTCCAGGTGCATCTGGTAAAGTCATCAACAATAGTCAAAAAATACTTGTAACCATTATATGTGGATATATGATAAGGACCCCATAAATCAATGTGTATGAGCTCAAAAGGATGAAAAGATATGCTAGTACTAATAGGAAAAGACAACCTGTGTTGCCTTGCTTGTGCACAAATATAACAGGAAAGCAATTCATTATCTTTACTGGAATCAGAAGTACAAATGCCCATATTTTTCAGTTTATAAAATGGTAAATGTCCTAATCTTTTATGCCAAACTTGACTAGAAACAACAGAATTTGCAGAATGGGAAATACAATTTGTATCTATACAACTTGATGTAGAATTGAAATACAATTTTTATTATTGACAGCACTCATAGCTTTCTTCTTTTCAATTTCTGGGTGAAGCAGGTAAAGATCATTAAAATTTTTACCAAGGACCAATATCTTCTTGGAAGAGTCCTGCACATAACAAAGTGTAGGAGTAAAACTCACTACAGATCCTAGTTGTTTGGCTAGTTTGCTAATTGACAACAAATTAAACCTAAAAGAAGGAACATATAACACATCACGCAAGCAGAAAACATCAGATAAACGCACAATACCTATAATGCCTATTTTGACTACATGACCATTTGGTAAGGAAACAGAATATGGCTTGTCAATATCATGGAACTCAGAAAATAGAGCTTTATTTGCACAAAAATGATCACTGGCTCCAGTATCCAAGATCCAAGAATTGAAATAGACATTAAacttagtagtgataagggtatTACCTGCAAAATTTGCAGAAGCAATAGCAACCTCATCATTAACATTAGAAGTAGAAGCTTCTCCATGATTCCCATACTGTATACCACCATTAATCATGCCAGTCTGATTATTGAGAAATTGCATACCACCAGATCCAGCAGCTTGATTACCCTGATTAGATTCTTGATCAAAGAACACATTTCCTGCAAAACCTCTATTCCTGTTCTGAAGATGCCGTCAGTTGTCCACATTGTGTCCACCCTTCTTGCAGTAGTTGCAGAAATTTATAGCAGGTTTTTCCCTAAAAGACTGAAACTGATTCTTCCCTTTAAAATTGTTAGAAGCACCATCAAAAGAATTATTATTTCCCTGATTCTGAGAATAGTTGCCATTTCCTTGATTCTGAGAATAATTCTGATTGTTGCCCTTGAATGCTTGTTTGAAGTTTGCATTCTGTGGCTTGTTATTATAATATTGTGAATTCCCTTGAAAACCTCTATTAGATGAGTTGTTCTTGTAGCTCATGTTCTTTGCCATCATTGCTGCAGCTTCAACTTGAATTTGGGATGAATTATGTAACTCTCTTGTCTTTCTTCTTGAAGCAATATGTTGTAAACCATTGCTATCTTAGGAAGCGGATTCTGAATCAATATCGTGCCTCTTATGGCAGTATATGAGTTATTTAGACCCATCAAGAACTGTACCACCCTCTTGTCTTCTTCAAATTTCTGTTGCTTTTCTGTTGCTCCACAGTTACAGCTGCACGAACATCTGGGATTCATTCCCATGCCTTCTATTTCATCCCATACAGATTTGATCTTCGTGAAATAGGTTGCAATGTTGTCATTTCCTTGAGCAAAGTCATTTAGCTTCTTTTGAACACCATAGAGCTGAGCACCATTTGACTGGCCAAACCTTTCTTCCAATTCCTTCCATGCCACTTCAGCTGTACTGCTGTAAAGAATTGAGTCACTTATTTATGAAGAAAGTGAGTTGAGAATCCAAGAAAACACTATATCGTTGCAGCGTTGCCAATACTTAGCAGTTGCAGATGTTGCTGCTGGCTTTGGAATTGTACCGTCAATAAACCCAGTTTTGTTCTTTGCTGATAATGCTATGAGCATGGATCTTCGCCAATTCCCATAACCAGAACCTTCAAACACATTTCCTACCAGTTTAACACCAGGAATATCTGACGGATGAATGTAGTGTGGGTCATCAATACTAATGGTATTGACTGATTCGTTTGCAGGCATGATGATTTATGTGAATGAAATCTTGATTGACTATAAAAAAGAATAGAAGATTTTATTGTATATTGAGCAGCGGAAGAACTAAAAAAACGAACAGAAACAAGATTAGAAcaaccttgctctgataccatgaagGAATTGTAATTCCTTCATGATAGGtgagatgaagatgatgaagattgTAAGTAGCACACTattgagggtcgatcccacgaggAACTAGGGAGAGTATTAATCGTTTTAGATCTTTGTTTAGCTAAGTTGACAATATTTGGATGAGGTTTTAAACtaaacaactaaactaaataaaatagaatgcaaattaacaaaagatgataaatgagtaagagaggaataaagttgtaaatcaaatgattaaaaggcctagaactcggttctctcACAACAATTCATAACTCCACATATTGATTCCCAAGGCTAATCACTTAGGTAAACGAGtaaggaggagatggctctaattcgtctaagacccccctctcgggttcgaagtaggacactagcactacccaccaaccccctctcgggttcgaaggtcggaatccttgACTCAACACCCAACAACCCCGAAAACGTGCACATTCCCAAGATGGTCAAGGacttggtcaaggtcattaagcccccatcgtattccgggtcatcccactccctctctcgagggtcgatttcaaacgctagtctagaggcaccctccctcggttctccctttcggtctcaaccttggTTGGTGACAAGATCAAATTCCGGGTatccaatttacaacctaaccaactctcgttggtggacaagggttacaagtcgacactacccaaaatcgaTCCTTAAACCATgaaattcctctaaactaccctcaccaactTCTCCAAACAATTAGCCTTTATGGgaatcaattagtgaaattactcatgtcgggtcaaaccgagccctagtagaagactactcactaatcatggtgcTAAGAGCAATAGAAACAACAAAGATGGTATCTTTATGCATAATCATGACGGAAGTA is a genomic window containing:
- the LOC141629043 gene encoding uncharacterized protein LOC141629043, with product MPANESVNTISIDDPHYIHPSDIPGVKLVGNVFEGSGYGNWRRSMLIALSAKNKTGFIDGTIPKPAATSATANSTAEVAWKELEERFGQSNGAQLYGVQKKLNDFAQGNDNIATYFTKIKSVWDEIEGMGMNPRCSCSCNCGATEKQQKFEEDKRVVQFLMGLNNSYTAIRGTILIQNPLPKIAMVYNILLQEERQESYIIHPKFKLKLQQ